In Erigeron canadensis isolate Cc75 chromosome 8, C_canadensis_v1, whole genome shotgun sequence, the DNA window TAcagattaaaaagaaataaactcCCCTTGTCTATATCTGCCCTTTATATGCGATTTTCATTAGTCATAACTTTACCTATATCAGATTAAGATAAAATTTTAACTTGCAACATTTTTCTAACGATTCTGATAAAGGTTCTTCATAAGTTCATAAAAATACTAAAACTCCATCTATATCATACAAGTAActaaaacatacaaaaaaaaaaaccttcccTATGACCCTACCTCATGATTTAGTAACCCGCATGTGAGTATACCccaataaaaatattaacagCAACTTGCAAGTAAGAGCATATAAATCTTGCACAAACTTGAAACACATCCAATATTTGTTGCTTTGAGGGCAACCAAAGGAATAAAAATTACCTTGCCAATTGGCCTAGCAGAACAAAAACAGCAGCCAAAGGAGTTTCCAGAGCACATACTTCCACAAGTCCCAACAACTGACTGATAATATTCTCACAAACCCAACCCCATCTCTGCatgtcaacaaaaaaaaaaaaaaacaacagttagtaaaacaaaaacaaacaaaaaatccaTATGCCTTCTTTTGCATATGGATTGACATATACACAATATGAAAATTAAGTACAATTAAGTTTGTACCATATTAGATGCCAACAGCTCCAATAGGGACAGAACATCACGCAAATTGGATAAAGTATCGTCAGCAACAGTTATTAATTCGTGTGTCGACATCATGTGCTTGTGCGTACAGTAGCCACTAACTTTCTTCAAAAGAAGCGATGCAAGTTCTTCCATGGAAACAGCGCAATCTGAAAATGGACACTTGGCGCATGGAGCAAAGCCTGATGACAGATTTTCCCTCTCACAGTATGTAACTAAAGATTTTATTACagtcattaataaattgtagTCACCATGGTTTAACAACTTTTCCCCGCATACATAAGCAAACACATGCAGAGATGTCAAAGTTGAAGAACTGGTGATGTCAGAAATGACGCACAATGCCTCACATATAGAATCAATACGGTCAAAAGCTGCACAAATTGATGCTAAAAGGGCTGCCCCAAGCACCAACTGATGCAATGAAGCTTTATAGTCAGGTAAGGACAGCGTCTCAGATTTTGTATCAATCCAGAACAGCACTCTTTTGTTACAAATAAAATCTTGAATTAGAGTGATAAGTTCATCCAAGTCCACTACTTCCGTAAATATCTTTCTTGTCTCGATATCACACATCACTGCAAATAGGAAATAAGAACTGAAGAATAAGCACAATCAAATTATAAAACCAACAGAAAACAATATGTCAACACATACCTTTCCTCAATTGTCCAGAAAAGATATCTAAACAGTTCATAAAACTCCCATCGCGTATGTTGTTGAAGTTAGTCAAAGCAATTCCCGAGAAGCTCTTAATAAACAGAGTGAAGAACAGACAGACCATTTCCCTGAcagaaaaaatacaaaattaaaatccatgtgcaagaagaaaaagaaacaaataaaaccATATCCGAAGTCATGCTTGTGTAATAGCAACCTACTTTCACCTTTTTAACTTTATAGCAACATACTATCTgtttaactaataataatacaagACCTAAAGCTAACATCTCATCAATTTTCTTTAATCTTTGTCATTATCCTTTACACATCATTGTCCACGTTCACAACTACAGTGACGTACTTTTTTAAACGTACCCGtaaatatcaaatttcaaataTGACTTATTTaggttttgtttatattatttaaaatggcAGTTTGTGCCAGTAACGACTACTACATCAGCAGCCTGTGATAATAACACCTTGACAGCCTATCCTCCGCTACTGGCAACCAGCTGCCACCTCCTTCCTCCCGCTCTCACATCGCAAACCTACCTTTCTCATGTCCCATGTGGTGCTATCCTCCATCTTCTTTTCTAACAGAAGATTCTCCCTCCCCTGTTGCCAGAAACAGGAAATTCACCAACTACCACCCCCCTTCCCACTCCCTTTCCCCTGCGACAAACACCCGTAACACTTCAACTTATAAGCctcattttttacttttgattagCGATGAAAATAAAAACCTAACACAGGCTCCTTCCAATAAGTTGATTTTGTTGAACAAGTTGGTTGAATTAATAGCCTAGGTTGCAATTCAACCAATGGCGGCTGTATGGCGGTGGTCGTCGTCACTTTTTAGGTGTCTACAATGATCATATATATTACTTGCCAGAGTTGGTGATTTCAGGTTTCcaccaaaatcataaatcaatctGTTATTGTTTAGATAACTATAAAATAAGTCAAATGAGGATAGCCCTACCGAGGTGCAGCAACTGGTGATGGTCAGGGTGGCGCACAACAGCCAAAAAATGCCAAAACTTCTAATGTGGTATGGAAATGGTGATGATCTGGGGTGAGAGAGAATTGAAAGTTTGTAGAGATGGAAGGAGGCATGAAAAGGTTCAAACTATAATGAATATTGGCAACACATTTAGAAAATCATAAATCCTTgctatcaaattttttttttttgacatcaTTGCTTATGCTGCTAAGAATTGACCTACCATCCATCTTATAACATTATAAGCAGTGACCAGTAGCATGCTTTTCATGCAAAAAAGTGGATATTGCTGATACAACAAAATACAGTAGCATGTAGATATAAATCGTAAAAAGGTGAAAGTAGGATGCTATTTCAAGCAATTACCCTATttctatgttatcaatttcggtgaaATTTCGGTGAAATTTCCGTTTTCGGTGGTGGGACATAATTTCGGTATTGAATTTCGGTTTATAAATCGTTTCCGAAATTTTCGGTGGTTttgaccgaaataccaccgaaatttgaccgaaaTTTCTGAAATTTCGGTGAATTCTGTTTCAGCACTTCcaggttttatcttttactcttatttatgtatatatatataaatacatatataatattagaattaccgaaataccaccgaaaaaaaCGATATTTTGTATACCAGTCcgtgaccgaaacaccgaaatttatgTCCTTGACTACTTAGCCCTATTTTAGATTTAGGCAATGCATTTTCACTCGGAAACTTATGTATCATAGTGTAGTTATGCAAACTAATGTGGGGCTAAGAATTTGCTATGAACTTTTGTGATGTGGAAGAACTGTATTATAAGGTACTTACTTCGGGGAAAGAATTTCATCCGTAGAAAAAGCCGACAAAACATTTTTGAATGCGTAATCACTCTGAGAAAACGCACAGCACCGATCCGTAAATGTTTTCGTTATGTGAAATATCTTAGCAAGACTGCCGCTGTCCCTGAATTCTGGAAATACAACAACACACTGACCAGAATCATCACATGCGGATCTAGATCCATTTCCATATATCTTAGCCCCCTTATGTCCTAAATACGAAGTTCCCGTCACCGCAATAGATTCTTGGTCCTGATATATACAAGCATGGTTGTCAGATCCAACAATCCCAGGGATCTCAGAGGTATCACCATAAGGCTCAACAGTTGACATGTTATTAGCTACGGATGGCCTACAATCATCTAGATCATCTGATTGGATCATTTCAAACTCAACGTTTGGAAGGGTAGGTGAGAGTGGCCTTTCAACTGCAGCACGGTATCTGTCCTCGTCAATTTCACTGTCCAAATTAAGTAATTTCATGTAATCAACATCAAACATTCTGTTAAAAGTGTTGAGATCATTGTTGTGTGTATGAGTAGCCTTCACTCCATCTTCGCCTCTGACAATTCTTATACCCTGCTCTTCATTTTGATCAATAGGCGTTCCTTCTTTCAATGGTTTATCATTTAGACCTGATATACCATGCAATGCAGATATATTCTTTGCTATTTTTGCATGCAATGTTTCACCCTCAACATACAAATGCTCATTAGATTCAATTGCATTTAGCCGCTTCCTTTTCCTGGTGTTTCCCTCTTTGTTCTTCACTCCAAGAGGACTTTTGACAATATTATCAATACTAGGCAACTGTAGATTGGAATTCTCTTTTGAGTAAGAAAAATGACAATTTCCCTGAGCGCCCACCAACTGTCGATCAGAAAAAGATGACATACTTGAAACAAGGGCAGAACTGTCTAAATTTTTTCTGTTAGAGCCTCCAAGCAGAGGCTCCAATTTAGAGGCAGTACCTGAGGTGGATTCGGTACAAGTTCCAGATATAGGAAGTGACAGAGCAGGACTTGGTaaacttgttttacaatattcAGAAGATTTTGTGGCTGCACAAGTAGGCTTCATAAGTTCTATTCTGCTCTCAGGGTGCATATACTTCCTCTTTGAGTTCATATTACCGCtctgaaaaatacataaatcaaCATTTGTAGCAGATTTTCATCAATATATCACATCCTTGTAATGAAGAAAAAAATCTtcacaatatttataaaaaaaaatgaaaagtaaagaAATCAAAACGAACCTTTTCCATGCAAGATTTACCTTCATTGCAGATAGCAAGACAGCTACAGAGGCCTACACGATTTGAAAACCGAGCAAACTCCAGCTTTAGTTGATGAAGTTCTTCTTCCACTGTTTCTTTACACTTCTTTTCATGCTCGGCCACTTGATTGCCATGCTTTACTCTCGCCTTTTCAAGCTTCAATCTTTTCTTCAGAAGTTTCATTTCGGCATCCATGATAGGGTTCATTAAACTTTTGGAAGGAACAAGATCCTGAATCTCTTTAGTAGCATTTCGTGTCCTTTTTTGGGTAATTTCTAGCTTCTGAGCTAACTCATCAGCACGAGACTTTTCTGCCAAAGCCTGCAATTTATACATCTCTACAGCCTTCTTCAGCTCTGCTTCTCTTTCGATGTCTAAACGTGAGCCGTTTCTCACTTGATTTGTGTTCTGATTAACTTGCCCACAGTTCCCAATTTTTAGTTCCTCCATATCTTTCTTCAAACTAACATATTTTTTCTGATACTCTTCCAACTGCTGTTTAAAACTATCAGCACGGTGTTTTTCCTCCAAAGCATGTTTTGTACTCATTTCTGCAATCTTTTGCTGTTCTTCggctttctttttctctttgattACCTTTTTCCTTTCAGACTcaagcttcttcttgtttgcCTCTTTGATCTTTGAGCTCTCTGAAACCAACTTTGATCTTACTTCATCTGCCTCACACTTTAACTTTTGCAGCTGATGTGAAAACTCTTCGGCTTTTTTCCTTTCAGCGTCAACCAATTTTATATGCTCCTCGACTCTACTTTGTTCTGCCTTTAACATTTCTTTCACTTTATTAGCATTTCTCTTCTCGGTTTCGGCTATCTTTGTCTCAGACTGCGCTCGCTTTTTCTCCTTATCAAGAAGTTCTTTAAGCCGACTTATTTCTGCTTCCAAATTTTGATTCTTGGACTTTAGAGAAGACAAATCATTCATAGTATTTTTCTCATTCTTGAGAGCTTTAACTTCAGTCTGCTCAGATTTTGCAGTTTTCAATACTTGATCAGCACGTTTTTTCTCCGAATCTGCTCTAGCCTTCTCTTTTTGAAGATCCTTCTTTAGATGTTTCTTTTCTGTTTCCACATTGAGCAACTGTGCTCTTAGATTACTTAATTCTTGGTCAGTGTTGCATTTCATCTGAAGCTGCTCTCTTAAGCAATTTATCTCCTTTTCACTCTCCAAGATGCGTTCTCTGAGATGTAAAAGTTCTTCATCCATGTGTTGCGGTACTGAGCCTCCTTTTTGAGTCAATAACAAATTCTCAGACTTCAAGCTGGATATCTCATTTTCCAACACAATGCGTGCAgccttttctttctctttatcCATTCTTTCACAGTTACTCTTCATCTTCTCCTCCTCATAAGCTGCAAAACATGCAATACACAAAATAATCAATCCAACCATTAGTCACTTAGCTTAAAACTCATATGTTGTTTTCAGTGATTTCCCATATACAAACTACATCCATCATTCAGTTTTCTGGCTAAATTGATTTTTTTCGTCAAAGATTCAATCGAAATGACTATATAGTATTGTAGTAATCAGCTCGGTCTATAACTAAACCAATCAACCTACATTTTCTGGTTTTACTACTAAATAAGTTAATAAGAAGTGGAAACTAAAGGGCTGTTAAGTTGTAGAAGtaagttgattttttttcaaataagttataaaaaaaaaaactgaaatcaGAAAAAGTGCTCAAACCAGACTTCTAAGAAACTTCTCATAGAAAAGTGAACACAAACTCTCAAAGAAGGATTGGCATGGGAGTCTTGCAATTAAGACTTTGGTTTGGGGAAACCCGGGTTCAAGTCTTAGAAAGCACCAGGTTTTACCATTAATTTGTCACCGTGCCTACGGGCGGGCATGGGACTAACGGGACTTGCCTCCATCCGaatgggttgggtcagctaGCAGATGGGCTCAATGTGCAGGAGCCAGTGCCAAGTGGACCCACCAGATTAAGGCTTTCTTGTGCTAATTTGGTGACCAAGTTTTAGCCTCTCCATATAAACTCCTCTGCATTATTGTAACCTAAGGCAAAAAACATGTACTATGAAAATCAATAAATATCTCTGGTTTGGCCGTGGAGTAAACCAATCATTCGGTTTGAGTGATTGGACATAACCGCATTAAATTCCTGTATCGTATTTTTCTTGTGATTCTTGTTCTAATTACTTccattttctgtttattgtcgTTGGTGTGATCATTGTCACGGTTGCCCGTTGTAAAACACGCATATCCTTTTCTAGAGATAAAATAAGCTACAGACAATTTGCTACAACTAAACGCTAACGCCCTATAACCCTATGTCCCTTTAGATTCATAGTTTCATACAAACACTCATTTCTACCTCACAAAACCAACATCTACAAATGCataagttacatatatatatatatatatatatatagggtgacaatcaaatgagaatgaaattaaaatgagaacaaatgagaacaaatgagaacacttaaaaattacattttgatgcattaaaagtccataaaactaacatagtgcttaactaattatcattatttaagtgtttaacaacacattgatccgtcaaaatcgaaaaaatctctttttttgttggatgcatcatattgatgaatatgcatccaagatggatgcacacaaaaaaaacgtgattttttcgattttgacggatcaatgtgttgttaaacacttaaataatgataattagttgagcactatgttagttttatggacttttaatgcatcaaaatgatgtttttaagtgttctcaccgttcttattataaaagtgttctcaccggagtgttaccctatatatatatatatatatatataatgatgatactaataaactaaaagtaATTCATCCAAAAAATAACAACATATATCCATACCAGTCTTGAACTTGAGACATTCAGCCTGCACCTTATCACATTGTCCCTCGTAAACCTTGACCGCCTCCTTAAGAAACGCCCGGCCTTCTTCCGCCTTCTTAAGCTTTTGTTGCAGCTTCAAAAATCTATCTTTCCACTAAACATAAAACCCAAATCATAAATATTAACCAGCATCTATAAAATGCAATTAACAACTAATTATATAAACTCATCatgtttttttatctttaaaaattaatacatacatatacatatatatatatatatatgtatataatatagagTAAAGAAATTACCAAAGTACAACAAGGGTTTGTTGTAGACTCATCTTTTTCTTCGGCCATGGCATCTACCactttttgattattattattatttattatttactcTAAGGCATGATTGTCATTACGGCCAAATCGATCTCATTTTGAATTTGGATTTTGATGGGCAAAACCCTCTCGCCGATTTTCTTTGTAAAACCCTTCTTTAGTAATCAGTAGCTTCAAATGGGTCGGGTTTGTGtattcttttgttttatttggttGGATACTCGGAGTTAAACCGCCATACGCCCATACTTACTTAAACCGCCATAGTGTTTTTACCTTAACAATTTGGACTATAAATGGTTCAATTTGGTTTAGTTAGCtagaattttgaaaattttttcaaGTTTTAGTTCAGTTCGGTTAGTTAGATTTTTTGAATCGTTAATTTCGGTTACCTTAAAAAGTTAGTTTTATTTTCGGTCaaccatttattaaaattatattatataaagtttaagtttttaattattttatgtataatagttatttaactacattaatattttgttttataaatatatatacattacatttaattttgaattatttttttctaacgTTATATTTATGTAATGCAAACTTCTATTTAAGAGTATcatgatttactacttaaaatgtcttcTATATGATCATTaacatttttgataaatattttaaacagaGTTAACAGCTTTTCTTAAaaggagatatatatatatatatatatatataaaagaaaataacttaGAATATCCAAAACTAATCATAGATTGTTAAAGAAAtttagtaaaattgttaatattttaggcAACAAATgcaaaaatttagttaaatatatatgtaaatgatgtattcatGTAATACACAAACgaatatgtgtaaatatacatatatatgattatatgtaggtatatatatcAAGATTCGGCTTGGTTAACcgcgggtaatgaatattgaaaatcGTAACCGAACCATTACACATCGGGTTTTTTGTTTTCAGTTATTTTGGGTTTCAGTTTTTTCCGGTTTCAGTGTTTTTGATTTCGAATCACGCGGTTCGGACTGGTTTTTGGGTTTACAGTTCATTTCTTGCACCCCTAATAATAATTTTACTACATTAGTGATTTAGTTATACACCTTCTTTAATTATTAACTATACTAGCTTATAAACCCGGGTAATACCTGggcatattaaaaatattaaagttaTGAGATACAAATAggtaaacataaaaaacaacaCTATTTACATCATTATAAaaagtgacaaaaaaaaaagtaaaaatcataTGACTGTGGACATGCTatgatttgaattttttttaaaaaaaagtgaccAACACTTAGGCGAAAATGTCTTTACGTAACACAAAAACGTAAAAATGTTGACTAGattgatggtatttttatatatattatttcgtttAGTATTCTCATGTCTAACTGTTATTACTAAACTCATActaataaatgataataatggCACACAATTAtgacaacaaaaataaattcaaaccatacttaaattgtaacaaatggTAATGAACAAAGAATGTCAGCAATTATATACAATAATGTaccacatgttttttttttaaaattatacttaaattgtaacaaatggAAATGAGTAAGTTAAAAAGAAAGTGATACGagtaaaaaattatatgggtgttcttaaaatttcatgctctttcattagagatgtcatttgatatactttcaatgaatttttaaatctgagggcggaatCCGTACAGCTAAgatatttggctatcacactctatgacatatcacctcttaTAACagtatgacctatcacactctattacctatcaccccaccatctcaccgccgcaacgcgcataTACTTTCTTTCGTAATTAATGACATCTTAAActtgtataatatcataatttaacaaacatagataaaagatgttgaaaaatggtaaaattgtttattttttattattctaaacACCATGTACATATTAATATCTTGTATTTTAATATCATAAGATGCTAACgatataaaactaaataagtATAATCAATTCCTACCtatgtaccttttttatatttattacgttAGATAATAAAAATTCTATAGAAAGTCATCATTTGATAACAACGTAcgacataaaacaaaaaaaaatgttataaaaaaataaaaattaaaaaagtgatttaaaaaataataatataaaacttaagaattattttttgtattaatgtcactaaaataattattttgtataattataaaatgtaagagttagtttttgtaattaatgacttattaaattagaattaaaaccataaaagtTCAAAAAGATATATGCAATTAGCATTTGATTTAacgattttatttaaaattaacttttatcCATAAGTTCAAACTTATTTATCTtggaatattttattttatatatatttagagataattgaaaaaaaattttgagattttctttattatagtACACTCATGTCTGTTCGATGCGGCGATAATGGTGTTAGTGGCGATGGATGGTAGTGACCGCCATAAGTAAgttaaattattgatgtaaagataattaatttaataaataataatttagttagtttagaaattgaaatataaatgttgtaaattattgatatatcacttctttttcattaattttagaATAGTTGCATGTCCACACAAAGGTGCATAACCTTTTTATTACTTTCTTTTAAAGTTTGTTTCCTTTTAATATGCATTTAGATTTTATAATAACACAATGTAACGTGTGCTTTTTAAGTACAAAGATCTACTATATTTGCTTCGTTCTATAATCCAAAAGGGAAATAACATGTGGAGGCATCCACACTAAAGGTTAATTCAAAGTTTAGATTCATATTGAGTTTACCCATCGTTTGAGTCATTTCATGTTAATTATATACGAGAGAATGGTCCTcgtgcgttgcgacggtgataatgatgttatggcGGTGGCGGGAACGGATGGTGGTGGTGAGCGGCGGTGGTGGCGACGGCATCAGTTAATAAtagaagttattgatgtaatgtggctatgatgtatggtacatcatgcattagaatgtgtattatgaaaaaggaaaaatttgaaaagtgttaaaaaataattaaaagtattttgaaaataataaaaaaatgaataattaagggtagtttgaaaataataataaaaaatgcttaatttcttaatccaatatgctttataagagATTATAGATATTTGAGTACgagttaaactttttttttgaaaggtgaattttgttgaaaacttCATGTCGCGAtacgacagcgagaggtctagcatacgctgtcttaaccgggtccgcgttagagaactccctcgaagtagaaatgtctatttcaaatactcgATGGGgaaaaacccctattaatccacccgaaggcacgacgattaataggggtaaaccttgccccctcagacttgaacctgggtataccctaGCCAAGCTCTCATAAAGGGACTTGAACCTATGTCCTCCCCAAGGCTTGAATACAAAACCTTTTGCAAGGGAGGATGGTCTTTCAACCACTGAGCTAAAGCTCAAGGACTACGAGTTAACTTGATGTGATTATTCTTTAGGTCGGGTCATGATATTAAGCCAAAATGCTATTTTAGGTAAAACGgtggggattatgtaaaattcaggggaaagttatgtaaaattcacggggaggttatgtaaaattcaggaggggttatgtatgtttatcaaattcaaatgtttaatttgtaattttttttaaagtgacagtaTTTAAGCTTAATTAAAGTATACAGTACAGATcatctttc includes these proteins:
- the LOC122580067 gene encoding uncharacterized protein LOC122580067 codes for the protein MAEEKDESTTNPCCTLWKDRFLKLQQKLKKAEEGRAFLKEAVKVYEGQCDKVQAECLKFKTAYEEEKMKSNCERMDKEKEKAARIVLENEISSLKSENLLLTQKGGSVPQHMDEELLHLRERILESEKEINCLREQLQMKCNTDQELSNLRAQLLNVETEKKHLKKDLQKEKARADSEKKRADQVLKTAKSEQTEVKALKNEKNTMNDLSSLKSKNQNLEAEISRLKELLDKEKKRAQSETKIAETEKRNANKVKEMLKAEQSRVEEHIKLVDAERKKAEEFSHQLQKLKCEADEVRSKLVSESSKIKEANKKKLESERKKVIKEKKKAEEQQKIAEMSTKHALEEKHRADSFKQQLEEYQKKYVSLKKDMEELKIGNCGQVNQNTNQVRNGSRLDIEREAELKKAVEMYKLQALAEKSRADELAQKLEITQKRTRNATKEIQDLVPSKSLMNPIMDAEMKLLKKRLKLEKARVKHGNQVAEHEKKCKETVEEELHQLKLEFARFSNRVGLCSCLAICNEGKSCMEKSGNMNSKRKYMHPESRIELMKPTCAATKSSEYCKTSLPSPALSLPISGTCTESTSGTASKLEPLLGGSNRKNLDSSALVSSMSSFSDRQLVGAQGNCHFSYSKENSNLQLPSIDNIVKSPLGVKNKEGNTRKRKRLNAIESNEHLYVEGETLHAKIAKNISALHGISGLNDKPLKEGTPIDQNEEQGIRIVRGEDGVKATHTHNNDLNTFNRMFDVDYMKLLNLDSEIDEDRYRAAVERPLSPTLPNVEFEMIQSDDLDDCRPSVANNMSTVEPYGDTSEIPGIVGSDNHACIYQDQESIAVTGTSYLGHKGAKIYGNGSRSACDDSGQCVVVFPEFRDSGSLAKIFHITKTFTDRCCAFSQSDYAFKNVLSAFSTDEILSPKEMVCLFFTLFIKSFSGIALTNFNNIRDGSFMNCLDIFSGQLRKVMCDIETRKIFTEVVDLDELITLIQDFICNKRVLFWIDTKSETLSLPDYKASLHQLVLGAALLASICAAFDRIDSICEALCVISDITSSSTLTSLHVFAYVCGEKLLNHGDYNLLMTVIKSLVTYCERENLSSGFAPCAKCPFSDCAVSMEELASLLLKKVSGYCTHKHMMSTHELITVADDTLSNLRDVLSLLELLASNMRWGWVCENIISQLLGLVEVCALETPLAAVFVLLGQLARLGIDANGFEDTQVENIRVKLSSFISQNTSYKIGSPIQFAAVNALLGTMPSHSFQEICKNSLELLPHVISPTATSSIQKWFSLLSDEQKSLSVRLLTVDVS